Genomic segment of Desulfobacteraceae bacterium:
AATGGGCGGCTAATAACCTTCAGGTCAACTCAAAACCGCGGCGGCCTTTTGGCGGGCCGCCGCGCGGAATCAGGGCCATGAAACAGCCGAGCCGCTGGGTGGTTTTCCTCATCGCGCTGGCCCTCTGGGGACTTTCGCCCATGAACGCGGGCGCCCGGGAGCTGCCGGTGATCCGTATCGGCATCCTGCGGGACGGCCCGGCCGTGCGCTTTCCGGAAACCCGCGCGATCCTGCAGGAGGAGATTCTGGCGTTGACCACCGCCGAGTTTGACGTGCGCTTTCCGCCCGCCGCGGACCGCGACGGCAACTGGGAGCCGGCCCGCATCCGCGCTGCCCTGGACGGTCTCCTGGCCGACCCGCAGGTCGATATCGTGGTCACCCTGGGGGCCATCGCCTCCAATGAAGCCTTCCGCCGCGGCCCACTGCCCAAACCGGTTATCGCCGCGGCCGTAATCGACGCCAAGCTTCAAAACCTGCCACGGCGCAACGAGGGCAGCGGCGTGCGCAACCTCGCCTACATCGATGCCTTCAAAAGCTTCGAACGCGACATCCGGGCGTTTCATGAGCTCACGGGACTGCGGCACCTCGGCGTCCTGGTGGACCACCTGCTGCTGGCCGAATTCCCCCGGCTGCAGTCCGCCGCCGAAGACCTTGGCCGGCAGTTGGGGGCCCGGATCACCCTCCAACCGGTGACGGCCGACCCCGAGGCCGCCCTGGCCCTCCTGCCCCGGGACGTCGACGCGGTTTATATCACCCCGCTGCTGCGTTTCCCGCCGGAGGCCTTTCAGCTGCTGACCGCGGAACTCAAATGCCGCCGGCTGCCGAGCTTTTCCATGTGGGGCCGGGACGAGGTCGCCCTCGGGATTTTTGCCAGCCTGGCGCCGTCCACGGATTTCGAGCGCCTAGCGCGCCGGATCGCTCTCAACATCCAGCGCATCCTGTTGGGCGAGGCCCCGGAAGACCTGCCGGTCTCCTTTGCCGCCGGCCGCCGGCTGAGCATCAACATGGCGACGGCGCGGGCGATTGACCGCAGTCCCGGGTGGTACCTGCGCACCGAGGCCGATCTCATCCACGACGACCCCCAGGAGGGAGGCCATCGGCTGACCTTGAAAAGCGCCATCGACGAAGCCCTCAGCGCCAACCTGGAGCTGGCTGCCGCAGGCCGAGCGGTCAGCGCCGGCGAAGCCAGCGTCGATGAGGCCCGCAGCTCCCTGCTGCCGCAACTGGACGTCGCCAGCCAGGGAGTCGTGATCGACGAGGACCGCGCCGAGGCCAGTTTGGGCCTACAGCCCGAGCGCGTCTGGCAGGGCACGGCCAGCCTCAGCCAGCTGCTTTACTCCGAGGAGGCCTGGGCCGACTACGCCATCCAGCAGCATTTGCAGGCGGCCCGGGTCAAGGAACGCGACGCCCGCCTGCTGGACGTCGTCCTGGAAACCGCCGAGGCCTACCTCAACCTGCTGCGGGCCGAGAACTTCGCCCGCATTCAGCAGGACAACCTGCGCTTGACGCGCGCCAACCTCGAACGCGCCCGGGTGCGGCTCTCCACCGGGATGTCCGACCGCTCCGAGGTTTTCCGCTGGGAAAGCGCCATCGCCACCAGCCGCAGAAACGTCCTGGAGGCCCAGGCAACCGTCCGCCAGGCGATGCTGCAGCTCAACCGCCTGCTGCACCGGCCGCAGGAGGATGTCATCAGCGCCGCCGAAACCGACCTGGACGACCCCCTGCTGATGATCGCCGACCCGCGAATGCTGCACTGGATGGACAGCCCCCGAGACTTCGATCGTTTGCGGGACCTGTTGGTGCGCGACGGCCTGAGGCTTTCCCCGGACCTCAACCGCCTGGATTTCGTCATCGCCGCCCAGCAGCGCGCCTTGGTGGCCGCCAAACGCGCCCACTGGCTGCCCACCGTCCTCCTGCAGGGCAGCGTCAGCGAGGCCTTTGCGACATCCGGCGCCGGTTCGCAAAGCCCCGAGTTCCAAGTGCTGCCGGAGCTGCCGCCCCTGACCCTGCCCGAGGCCGACGACACCGACTGGCGCGTTGCCCTCCAGGCGCGCCTGCCGCTTTTCACCAGCGGCGGTCAGTCGGCCAAGGTCCGCCGGATCAGCGAGGAGAAGGCCCGCCTGCAGCTGGAGCGGCGGGCGGCGGCCGAGCGCGTCGAGCAGAAAATCCGCAGCGCCCTTTTCCAGACCAGCGTTTCCTATCCAAACATCCGACTGTCGCGCGACGCCGCCCAAGCGGCGCGCCAGAACCTCAACCTGGTCACCGACGCCTACACCCGCGGGGCCGTCCCCATCGTCACCCTGCTGGACGCCCAGAACAACAGCCGGGTGGCCGAGCAGGTGGCAGCCAACGCCGTCTACAACTTCCTGATCGACCTGATGCGCGTCCAGCGGGCCGCCGGTCGGTTTTCGCTGCTGATGGCCGCCGAGGAGCGTGAAGCCTGGCTCCAGGAGCTCGACAGCCTTTACCGCGCTCCGCGGGCGGCCCCGCAAACCCCCTGACGGGCCGCC
This window contains:
- a CDS encoding TolC family protein, with amino-acid sequence MKQPSRWVVFLIALALWGLSPMNAGARELPVIRIGILRDGPAVRFPETRAILQEEILALTTAEFDVRFPPAADRDGNWEPARIRAALDGLLADPQVDIVVTLGAIASNEAFRRGPLPKPVIAAAVIDAKLQNLPRRNEGSGVRNLAYIDAFKSFERDIRAFHELTGLRHLGVLVDHLLLAEFPRLQSAAEDLGRQLGARITLQPVTADPEAALALLPRDVDAVYITPLLRFPPEAFQLLTAELKCRRLPSFSMWGRDEVALGIFASLAPSTDFERLARRIALNIQRILLGEAPEDLPVSFAAGRRLSINMATARAIDRSPGWYLRTEADLIHDDPQEGGHRLTLKSAIDEALSANLELAAAGRAVSAGEASVDEARSSLLPQLDVASQGVVIDEDRAEASLGLQPERVWQGTASLSQLLYSEEAWADYAIQQHLQAARVKERDARLLDVVLETAEAYLNLLRAENFARIQQDNLRLTRANLERARVRLSTGMSDRSEVFRWESAIATSRRNVLEAQATVRQAMLQLNRLLHRPQEDVISAAETDLDDPLLMIADPRMLHWMDSPRDFDRLRDLLVRDGLRLSPDLNRLDFVIAAQQRALVAAKRAHWLPTVLLQGSVSEAFATSGAGSQSPEFQVLPELPPLTLPEADDTDWRVALQARLPLFTSGGQSAKVRRISEEKARLQLERRAAAERVEQKIRSALFQTSVSYPNIRLSRDAAQAARQNLNLVTDAYTRGAVPIVTLLDAQNNSRVAEQVAANAVYNFLIDLMRVQRAAGRFSLLMAAEEREAWLQELDSLYRAPRAAPQTP